From the genome of Streptomyces sp. NBC_01304:
GTGGGATACCCGATGGACAGGGCTCCGGCTCGGATTACCCTGCCCTCATGACCTCGCTCTCCCCGTACGCCGACATGTCGCCCGTCGCCCAGGCCGCCTACCGCGCCCGTGCCGCCTCCGCGGACCTCGCGCCGCTGCCACGGGCCGCCAAGGACGACGCGCTGCGTGCGATCGCGGACGCGCTGGAAGTCCGTACGAAGGAAATCGTCGAGGCCAACGCGCAGGACATCGCCAAGGCCCGCGAGGCCGGCACCAGCGAGACGGTCATCGACCGGCTGACGCTGACCCCCGAGCGGGTCAAGGCGATCGCCTCCGACGTGCGCGACGTGGTGGCGCTGCCCGACCCGGTCGGCGAGGTCGTACGCGGCTCGACGCTGCCCAACGGCATCGACCTGCGGCAGGTCCGGGTGCCGCTCGGGGTGGTCGGGATCATCTACGAGGCGCGGCCCAATGTGACCGTGGACGCGGCCGCGCTGTGCCTGAAGTCGGGGAACGCGGTGCTGCTGCGCGGCTCGTCCTCCGCGTACCACTCCAACACCGCGCTCGTACGGGTGCTGCGCGACGCGGTCGGCGGGGCCGGGCTGCCCGCGGACGCCGTCCAGCTGGTGCCGGGCGAATCCCGTGATTCCGTACGGGAGTTGATGCGCGCCCGCGGCCTCGTCGACGTGCTCATCCCGCGCGGCGGTGCCTCGCTGATCAAGACCGTCGTCGAGGAGTCCACCGTCCCGGTCATCGAGACCGGCACCGGCAACTGCCATGTGTACGTGGACGCGGAGGCCGACCTCGACATGGCGGTCGACATCCTGATCAACTCCAAGGCGCAGCGCCCCAGCGTGTGCAACGCCGCCGAGACGCTCCTCGTCCACCAGGACATCGCCGACGCCTTCGTGCCGCGCGCCCTGGACGCCCTCGCCGAGGCCGGGGTGACGGTGCACGCGGACGAGCGGATCGCCGCGTACGCCGAGGGATCCAAGGCCTCCGTGGTCCCGGCCACCGCCGAGGACTGGGAGACCGAGTACCTCTCGTACGACATCGCGGCCGCCGTGGTCGACTCCCTCGACAAGGCCGTCGAGCACATCCGCCTGTGGACCTCCGGGCACACCGAGGCGATCGTCACCACCTCGCAGCAGGCCGCCCGCCGCTTCACCCAGCTCGTGGACTCCACCACCGTCGCGGTGAACGCCTCGACGCGGTTCACCGACGGCAGCCAGTTCGGCTTCGGCGCCGAAATCGGCATCTCCACACAGAAGTTGCACGCCCGCGGCCCGATGGGTCTGCCCGAGCTGACCTCGACGAAGTACATCGTCACGGGCGACGGGCACACGCGCTGACCCGGTTTCCGCGGCGGCAGCTATAGGTGAATTCCCTTACCGTCTGCCCAAATTGACCCCCTCAGGTCTACTCTGGTTGCGTGCCGGACGACGTGGGGGGCTCGCCGTTTCCGGACGGCTGGGAGCCCGACGACGACCACCACGGGGGTGCGGACGAGGAGTTCGCCGCCGTGGTCTTCGACGAGGACTTCGTACGGGCCGCGACCGTCCATGAACCCACCGCCGTGGAGCGCCTGTTGGCGGCCGCCCAGGCCCGCGCGGAGGCCGACGCGGCCGCCCGGCACGCACCGGTCCACGGGGCGGGGGGCGACGACGATCCGGACGAGTTCTACGACGGGTACGACGGGTATGACGGGTACGGATCGGGCGTGGGGCGTGGTGGCCGCCACGGCCGGGACGCCTTCGGGCGGGACCCGCACCTCGACCACGAGGGCATCGACTTCGATCTGGTCGAGGACGGCCATTCCCGTCGCGGGCAAGGGCGTTGGCACCGGCCCGTCGCCTGGATCCTCGCCCTGCTGATGGGCATCGGCATGGTCGCCCTCGCCTTCACCGCCGTCTACCGGGGCGCCTCCTCGGGCAGCGAGGACCAGATACCGCCGCCCGCCACGGCCGACGTCGGGGGCGATCCCTCGGCGTCCCCGGACTACTCGCACTCACCGGTACCGGCAGCTCCGCGCCTGCCCTGACCGATTCCGTGAGACTCCGTCAGAATCCGTAGTGAGAGTCCGTCAGAAGTTGTCGTGTACCAGGGCGTTTACCTTCGGCCCGCGAGACCTACTCTGAAGGTATGGCCGGGCCTGGAGACCCACCTGAGGGCACACCCGAGGGCGTCGCCGGTGGTGGAGAGGAAGAGTACCG
Proteins encoded in this window:
- a CDS encoding glutamate-5-semialdehyde dehydrogenase is translated as MTSLSPYADMSPVAQAAYRARAASADLAPLPRAAKDDALRAIADALEVRTKEIVEANAQDIAKAREAGTSETVIDRLTLTPERVKAIASDVRDVVALPDPVGEVVRGSTLPNGIDLRQVRVPLGVVGIIYEARPNVTVDAAALCLKSGNAVLLRGSSSAYHSNTALVRVLRDAVGGAGLPADAVQLVPGESRDSVRELMRARGLVDVLIPRGGASLIKTVVEESTVPVIETGTGNCHVYVDAEADLDMAVDILINSKAQRPSVCNAAETLLVHQDIADAFVPRALDALAEAGVTVHADERIAAYAEGSKASVVPATAEDWETEYLSYDIAAAVVDSLDKAVEHIRLWTSGHTEAIVTTSQQAARRFTQLVDSTTVAVNASTRFTDGSQFGFGAEIGISTQKLHARGPMGLPELTSTKYIVTGDGHTR
- a CDS encoding SCO2584 family spore wall biosynthesis protein; translation: MPDDVGGSPFPDGWEPDDDHHGGADEEFAAVVFDEDFVRAATVHEPTAVERLLAAAQARAEADAAARHAPVHGAGGDDDPDEFYDGYDGYDGYGSGVGRGGRHGRDAFGRDPHLDHEGIDFDLVEDGHSRRGQGRWHRPVAWILALLMGIGMVALAFTAVYRGASSGSEDQIPPPATADVGGDPSASPDYSHSPVPAAPRLP